A segment of the Anaerolineae bacterium genome:
CCCAACAAGGTATCTGGAACAGGCCGCCGCTCACCTCCGCCGTCTGGTGGAGGTAACGCGGCCCTGCGCCACGGCAGGGCACACTGCGTCTGCCCGGGGATAGAGAGCAGCTGAGACGCCTGAAGACGCGCTACGCGGCCGCTCCCTTAGGGTCCGCGTAGACTGCTCGGTCAGCGCCGTATAGAGCATCCCAGTTGCGGGCCCACTCCAGGGCAGCGTACACCTCTTCCATGGCCGTGCTCAGCGTTTCCCGCACTATGGTGACCGCGGGCAGCACATTGGGGCTCACCCCCTTAAGGGGGCGGTGCTGAGCATGGACCAGCGGTCCTGCGCCCGCCCGATTGAGGGGATCGGCCACGGCGGAATAGGCCACGCTTCGACCCCACCGGCCAACAGCGAGCTGGAACTCGGCCGAGTCGGCCCGGCAGTGAGGCTCGAAGATGGGAGTGAGGCTGGGCACGTAGTCCGCATGCCCGTCCCCCAGCAGCACCATGTCCTCGCTTATGTCGCACAGCTCGCGTACCAGAGCCTTCCAGCCAGCATAGAAGTCGCCCCTAGGATCGGGCGCGTAGATCTGCATGTCCGCTAGGAAGAAGCCATCTACCCCATAGGTGCGCACCAACCGCTCGCAGTTCTCGACCACCCAGCCTCTGTGAGGCTGGCACCAGGGGTTCATCAGGACCCAGCCGCTCTCAACAAACCCATCGCCATCCCAGTCCCGCGCCGGATAGGTTACTGGCCCGCTGTAGAAGCCCACCGCCTGACAGGAACGACGAGCGGGGTCCATCGCTATTGACTCCGAAGCGGCTACTGGGTTGACGTGGAGCACCACCTTGGCGCCGAGGGCGTGGGCCGCTCCTACCACGTCCTGTAAGCTGGCGCTGACCGCCAGCTCTCTCGCCGGCTCCAGCCTGGGGTAGTCCCTCATGAAGGGGCCATCCCAACCCACGAGGTAGATCACTGCCCGGTTAAGGTTGCCGTGCCGGGAAAGCAGTTTCAGAGCCTTGATCATGCGGGCAAAGTCGAGGTGCACCAGACCGTTGAAGTCCACGCCGCTAAGCTTGATCACCAGGTCGCAAGAGCGAGCCCAAGGGGGCACATCCTGACGGCAGTCGAACCGGGTGAGCCCGCGAACGGCCGCCAACTCCGAGCCGTGCTCCTCCAGTTCCGTCATCAAGGAGCGGGTGGCGCGTAGCCGCCAACGGCTGCCGGAGAACTCGGCTCCGTACCTGGGGGCATAGGCTTCTTCGTAGAGCATCAATTCGGTGTCGCCCTCCGGCCGCAGGCGAGCCGAGAAAGCCTTGCGGGACACCGGCTCCGGCACACATCGGGCCACGAATCGAGGAACTCCGCTGCTGTCCGGCTGCAGCCAGACGAAAGGCGTCGCCCAATCCGTCGGGTATTCGCGCGGGCGATGGCGCGCGCCGATGCGAATATGCCCGTCCTCCGTCACGCAACGCAGAGAACCGGAGGGCAGTCCCTGCACCACCGTCTTCACGGCGCGCACCCGCTCCGGGTGCGCTACCGTCACCCAGTAGTCCAGCCCCGCAGGGCGGGGCTCCAGTCGTATCCTGGCGCGGAACGCTCGGGAAACGGCAGTGTCCCAGCCCAGCCCAGTCTCGGTGGCCAGGGTGACCCCGTTTGCATCCCGGGTGGCAACCAGGTTCAGGAGCCGGTACGAGGTGCGCTCGGTGTGGACCAGCCACTGAAGGGTGAGCGAGCCGAACTCCACCTTACCGTCAGCCAGCCGGCCGAGACTCAACTCCAACTGCTGCCTCCTCAACTCAGGGACCACGCAATCACAGTCTCGCGTAGAATGCCAACGACAGTCTTCTTATAGCGCCGCCCGTAACCGACGTCAAGTAGGGCCCCCTGATGCCGTTGCCTGTCCCGGGGTGACCGCCTATAATCGCGCCCAGTCCCTTGAGGCCAGCAGCTTGATCCTTCTCTACCTGTCGTTCTTGCTCCTAGCTGTCGCCACTTCTTTCGCGCGGCTCCGTCGGTCGGCCGTAGCACTGGACCTAAGCGCCTGGCTGCTCCTCGGGTTCATGGCCGTAGGCTTTCACTGGCGGCTGGTGACCGGCGACGCTTTCGCTCCGGCTGGCGGGGGCGACCTAGCCTCCTTCCTCTACCCGTACTACACCTTCGCCGCTCGCTCCTTGCAGCGGGGGCAGATTCCCCTGTGGAATCCCTACGTCTTCTCCGGTATGCCGTTCATTGGCGATGTCCAGAATGGCTTGCTCTACCCGCCCAACTTGGCCCTGTTCCTGTTGCAGCCCCGTCTCACCTATCCCGACATGCAGGCCATGAGCGTGCTTCATCTCTGGCTCGCCGGCGGGCTCACCTTCACCTGTCTGCACCATCTTCCCGGGCTTGGCCTAGGCAGAGGTCCCGCCCTCCTCGGTGCCACCGCCTTCATGTTCTCCGACATATTCGTGATGCACTTCGGCAACCTCAACCTGATCGCGGTGGCCGCCTGGCTTCCCCTGGTATTCCTGCTGTTCGCTCAGTCGCTGGAGCGGCAATCGGCGGCGCTGGCCGGCTGGGCAGGGGCGACATTGGGGATATCGGCTCTGGCCGGCCACATTCAACCCACGATCTACAACGGTCTGTTCCTGGCGCTGCTGGCCCTACACCGCACCTGGGTAGGAGTGATGGCTCGCCAGGGAAGGCGGGGGCTCTGGCCTCTGGCCCTTCTGCTGGTCGCCGCCATGGTGGCGGCAGCCGTGTCTGCCCCCGTCATGGTGCCGTCTCTGGTGCTCAGCGGTCACACCGTTCGCGCTGATTTCACCTACTGGCAAGCCTCGCGTTACTCCCTAACGCCGTTTCGCACCCTGGGCCTCTTGATTCCCGACCTGACCGGAAGGGATCCGTCCCAATACTGGGGCTTGGGTGATCGTGTCGAGACGGGCTACCTCGGACTGCTGCCGCTGCTTCTGGCCCTCTTTGCCACCTGGCGACTGGTTCATCGCCCTTGGGCCCGGTTCTTCTCCCTGGCGGCTGTCTTCTTCTTCGCCCTGGCCCTGGGCGATACCCTCCCGGTCCACGGCTGGCTGTTCCGGTTGGTGCCCGGACTGGGGCTGCTCCGGGCCCCGGCGAGGGCGCTGTACCTGACCGACTTCGCCCTGGCGGGCCTGGCGGCGATGGCCTGCCACTCCCTAGCCCAGTCCAGCGGCGCCCGCCTACGACGCTCGTCGGCGCGGTTCGCCAGGGCAATTGCTCGGGTGGCCCTGTATGCCTTGCCTGCTGCCCTTGCGGCCTCCCTGCTGGCCCTTCTGCTGCTCCAGGACCGTGACCCGGTGATTTTCGCCCGCGCCTGGGGTGTGGTTGGCAGCCTGTCGCGGGCAGCGCTGTTCCTGAGTGCCTCACTCGCCGTGTTGTGCAGTGTGCCGCTACTGCTACCCGTTCGACGCCAGACCTGGATGGGAGCGGCCATTGCCCTCACGTTCCTGGACCTGTTCTCCGCCGGGGCGTACCTTGACCTTGGTCGCTCCAGCCCGGCGACTGCGTTCCAGCATCAAGAAGCGGTGAGCTTCCTCAAGACGGATCCTTACCCGCACCGAGTCGACGTGGACCCGAGTGCGTGGTCCCTCTGGCCGCCTAACCTCGGCTGCGTGCACGAAATCGAGCACGTCCGCGGGGTCCCCAATCCCATGGAGCTGGCCCGCTACCAAAGCTTCCTGGAGCTCACCGGGGACCGCAGCTCGAGGCTCTACCAACTCCTAGGAGCCAAGTACCTGGTGGTGGCTAAGGGCGTGGTTCCGCCCGAGCACAACTTCGTGCCTGCTTTCGGGGAGGACCCCGAGGTAGACATCTACCTGAACACCGCAGCCTACCCCCTGGCCGTCGTGGTCCCGGCGTCAGTGTCGGCCGCAGGTCCGGAGGAGTCGGCGGGCATCGTCTCGGCCCCCGACTTTGACCCGACGGGCGTTGTGGTGCTTGAGGGTGAGGCCCCCCAGGTAGCGGCCACGAGTCCTGACCCGGATCTGCACTTCTCGGTCTGGCAGCCGGACCGGATTGGCCTCGGCATAGCGGTACGCGAAGATACCTACCTCGTTCTCTCCCTTCCCTTCGCCCCAGGCTGGAGCGCTACCCTCGATGGCAACCCCGTGCCGGTCTGGCCCGCCGACCTGGCGTTCACCGCGGTGCACGTGCCGACTGGTAGCCACACTATCGAGCTCGTCTACCGTCCACCGCTACTAGTGCCTTCGCTCCTTCTGGCTGTGGCCGCACTGGGAGCGACCGTGGGGCTCACAGCCCGCGAGAGGCGCCGGTAGGTTGCACCATCGGACGAGTCCCGGGCTCGGGCAGCCGGCACGGGGACGGTGTTGGGGCCACCCGATGGCCGAAAGCGGAGCTCTGGCAAGACGGCCGATCGCCGGCACAGATCGGCCTGCCGTTGGCCCTCGGCCGCAAATGACAGAGAACCTGTTGCCGGCCGTGCAGGCGCTGTGCTAGACTCATCAGCATCTTCGGGGCCGCAACCGCGTGCCGGTCATGTTCCTGTCGGAGGGGGGAGTAGAAGGATGGCTTCACGCCCGGACGTTCTTTTCGGCCGGAAGGCGCTCGCCGAGTTCCGGCGGGGTTTCACCGAGATGGCTGAGCTAGCAGCAGTCACCTATGGCCCGCGCGCGGGGCTCGTCGTACACCAGGCCGACCTCCGCCGCGAGCCTGAGTTCATCGGCGATGCCGCCACCATCAGCCGGCGCATCATCGCCCTTCCCGGAGCCGCCCGAGACGCGGGGGCCATGCTGGCCCGCCATTTCATCTGGAAGGTGCGGCAGGATGTCGGTGATGGGAGTGCCATGTCGGCGGTGCTGGCAGGAGCCATACTCACCGAGGCCACTCGCCTCATGGCCGCTGGCTACAACCCTCAGCTCCTCCGCCGCGGCATCGACCGGGCCGTGAACGCCGTCTGCGCCCGACTCAGCGAGATGGCCACTCCTCTGCAAGGAGAGGACGACTACGCCGCCCTGGCCTCAGCCATTACCGGCAACCCGGCGCTAGGCCGGGTCATCGGCGAGGCGGTGGACCTAGTGGGGGCAGATGGGGCCATCACGGTGGAGGAGTTCACCGCTCCCTACTTGGAGAGGGAGTACGTCGAGGGGGCTCGTCTGCGCTGGGGGCTCCTCTCACCCCACTTTGAGACCGATACCATTCGGCATGAGGCTATCCTGGAGCAGCCGTTCGTGTATGTGACCAGCAACAAGCTCCAGGGCGCCCGCGATATCATCCCCGTCATCAACATCGTGAAAGAGGCCGGGGGCAAGTCGCTCCTGGTGGTGGCCGATCAGTTGCAGGCCGACGCCCTGGCCATTCTGTTGGTGAACAATCAGAAGGGCGAACTCAGATGCGCGGCCGTGAAGGTCGAGGCTCTCGGCGAACAGCGCGTCCCCTCCATGGAGGACGTTGCCGTACTGACTGGGGGCAGGATATTACTCGCCCAGCAGGGCCTTGGGTCGCAGGACGTCCGGCTGGAGGACCTGGGTCGGGCCCGGCGGGTGATCGTGCGCCGGAAGGAGACCATCATCGCCGGAGGGGCGGGCTCGTCAGCCGACATCCGCCAGCGCATCCGCCAGATTCGACAGGAGATGAAGCTCAGCGACCTGAGCGAGGACACCTACAAGAAGCTCCGGGAACGCCTCTCCCACCTGAGCGCGGGCGTCGCCATCCTCAAGATCGGCGCCTTCGGGGAGAAAGAGAGAAAGGCGCTGAGGGAGCAGGTGGAGAACACGCTCCTGGTCATCTCCGCCTCCGCCGAGGAGGGAATGGTCCCCGGAGGCGGGGCGGCTCTGCTGGCCTGCACCTCGGCGCTGCGGCGGCTGAGGGCCAACGGCGATGAGAGCCTGGGTGTCGCCATCGTGGAAAGGGCCCTGGAAGAGCCGATCAGGCGCCTGGCCATGAGTGCGGGCCACCACCCACCTCTGGTCATTAATGCCGCCCGACGTCGGGGCCCTGGATATGGCTTTGACGTCTTGAGCGAGCGAGTGGTTGACATGCGGCGGGCTGGCATCAGCGACCCGGCCAAGGTGGTCAAAGCGGCACTGACTACAGCCGCCAGCGCCGCCAACATGACCCTGACTACCGCGGCTCTGGTGCTGCACCGGAAGCCAGAGACCGTGATGGAGCCTTAGCCACGACCCTATCTGTCCAGGAGGAAGTGCCATGAGTGTGAGGGAGTACACCAGTCGGCGACGCTGGCGGCTCGCGGGGCCGGTCCTGGAGGGGGGCACCGTCTACGCCCTGGTGCTCTCGCCCAACAAGGACCAGCACAACCCCTTGATTGCGGGTACGCCTGTGGGCGCGTTCCGGTCACTGAGCCGTGGTGCCCAGTGGTCCTGGGCTAACCGCGGGCTTACCGGCCTACAGGTATCCGCTCTCGCCGCGTCGGCCAATGGCGTGCTCTTCCTAGGCTCTCTGGACGGCACTCTGGCCCGTTCCGTCGACGGAGGTTATTCGTGGGACTGTATGCCCCGCTTGCACGACAGCGGCAGCATCACCTCTCTGGCAGTCTCCCCCGATTACCTGCGCGATGGCACCGTGCTCATTGGTACCGAATCGGGGGGTGTGTTCCGCACTACCGACAGCGGCAAGACTGCCCGCCCGGTTAACTTCGGGCTTCTGGACCTGAGTGTGCTGGCCCTGGCCTGCGCCCCCGGCTGGCCGGAGCGCCCGATAGCCTTCGCTGGCAGCCTGGAGGGCGTCTTCCGCTCCACTAACGGCGGTCGCGCCTGGCGCCCCTCCGGAGACGACCTGGACGGGGTGACAGTCCAAGCCCTTGCTGTAAGCCCCGCCTTCACTCGGGATGGGACCGTCTTTGCCGGCACCGAGGAGGATGGCTTGTATCGCTCCACCGACGGTGGAGACTCATGGGTCCGGGTTGGAGCCGATGTCTTGGGAGACACGGTGAACGCGCTGTGGATCTCGCCCAACTACCGTTCTAGCCCAGTCGTCCTTGCCGGTTCGGCCGGCGGCGGCGTGTATCGCTCAGAAGACGGGGGCAACTCCTGGGTCCGGACTCTTGAGACCGGTGGTGCCGCGCTGGCTCTGGCGGGGGACGGCGAGACAGTGTTCGCCGGCTTCCACGGGGCCGGCGCCTATCGCTCCAGCGATGCGGGGCTCACGTGGGAGGAATGCCGGGAGGGCCTCTTCGCCAACGCTTTCACCCACCTGAGCGTCACCAAGGGTGGAACCCTCTTTGTCGCCGGGCCGGACACTGGTGTGTACACCTCAACTGATGGTACTCGATGGACGGCGATCCCCTCGCTACCGAATCTTGCCGGTCTAGGCTCCCTAGCCGTGTGGCCGCGCTACGAGGAGCGCCCCCTCCTGCTCGCTGCCGACGTCGAGAGCGGCGCATACGTGAGCGAGGACGGAGGTCGCTCCTGGGACCAGACTCTGGAGGAGCAGGTCTCCGCCCTCGCTCTCGAGGAGGACGGCGAGGTGGCCGTGGCGTGGGCCGGCACTACCGACGGTAGGCTGGCGCTCAGCTTGGATGGAGGGCACCAGTGGCAGGAAAGCGCCCCCTTCTCCGGACAGGCCGTCCTTCGGATCGCCCCTTCGGCGGCCTTCGGTCAGGATCACGTGGTGCTGGCAGCCACTCGCGACACCGGATCAGCGGGGTCACCTCTGGTTCTGTGGCGCTCCGATGATGGAGGCCGGAGCTGGCGCCATCTCCTGGAGCAGGACGTCGAGCTGCTGCACGTGAGCTTAATCGTCAGGCCAGGAGAGGCCGGGCGAGCCACGGCAGTCTTTGACCGGTACTGCCTGATCCAAGAGGACGCCGACCAGTGGAAGCGGCTTACCCTGGGCATGGGCGATCCGCCCCTGCTGTCGGTCGCTTCCCGCATGGGAACGGGAGAGGAGTATCTCATCGTCGGATCCACTCAGGGCGTCTTCGCCACCACCGACGGGCAGAACTGGACGCCAATGATGCGTGGCATGGGATACGCTCCCGTGCTGGCCTTGACGCCCACTGTCGGCGGGCGGGAGAGCCCGATATGGGCCCTGGCGCTCGGCGGCATTGTCTGGAAGTGGGATAGAACAGAGTAGAGCGCCCTTCGCGTGGCTCACTGCAGTCGAGGCCCCGACAGAAGTCGGGGCCTCGTGATTCTAGCAGCCGGTGCCCTAAGGCATACAGCCGAAGAACGGCAGATCGAGCATAGTGAGGTACCCAGGAGGGCAGCGCAGGGAGGGCAGCACGGCGTTGGTGACCACGGCGGCAGTGGCTGTGTCCCCAGGGAATCCACCGACCACCTTCACCTGAGCCTCGTGATCCCCCTCGATGGTCACCTCGTCCACCGGTTCGGGAGCCCCAAGGAACATCTCCAGGTGCAGTATCATCTGCGCTCCGCCGCTCAGCTGGCAGCGCAGCTCCTGGCGCAGGCCAACCACCCGACCCGGCGGCACCTGGAAGTACTCCGTGACCACCTCTCGGTCAGCCAGCACCGGCTCTATGCTCCCGCTCTGTTCCAGCACCCGCCGCCCCAGGCCCTTGGCCAGCAGCAGGGCGGATGCCTCCAGCCCTACGTGGCCGAGCCGCCGTGCGGCTACCTCCTTGCGGAACTCCTCCGCTGTCATGCCTGCGCCGATCTTGCGCTGTAGAGGCTCGCGTCGGGTGGACGCGTCCACCACCCGCCGCACCAGGATCCGGTCCACTCGAGCCTGAGCAGCACTTACCACCAGCGGCCACACATCCATGGCGAAACCGGGGTTGATTCCTGTGGCAAGGACGCGCACGCCCGCCTCCTTGCACGCCCGGTCGAGCTGCTCCGTCAGCAACCGCGCCTGAACCGTGGTCGGGTAGCTGGCATCCTCACAGGTGGAGACGACGTTAAGCCCTGCCTGGACCAGTTCCTGGAACTGGGGGTAGACTCGGTCCAGGTAGGAGCCGGTAGCGTGCAACACCACCTCGGGCTGGCAAGCATCCAGCAGTCTAGCGAGCGAAGGCGCTACGCTGATGCCCCGAGGCCCTCCGGCGACCACGTCACTCAGCGGGCGGCCGGCGATGTCGGGTGCCACGTCTACTGCCCCCACTAGGTCCAGCGACTTCTTTGCTGCTGCAGCTGCGGCTATCGCTCTGCCGATGGGGCCCAGCCCGTACGCCGCTACTCTCACCGGTGCTTCCATGTTACCTCCACGGGGGCGCAAGTAGTGCTCGACCAGGCAGAGTAGCCTGTGCCACTTGAGTCGTCAACCCGAGAGCAGGCCAATTGCTGCGACGCCGCCGGCCTCGCGTCAGTGCGACGGAGGAGATGTGTCAGGTCGCATTGCGCCCAGAGAGTGGTTCCCGTAACATACCGGTCATCCCGGTATCACCGTGCCTGCGAGGAGGCCTATGCCCCGAGAGCGCATTCTGGTCGTCGACGACGAGCCAGATGTCCTACGGGTATGCGAGCGTATCCTGGTGGGCAATGGCTACATGGTCAGCACCGTTGGGAGTGGCTTCGAGGCTGTCCAGCTGGCCAGCGCTCAGCACTTCGATTGCCTGCTCACCGACATCAAGATGCCTGGCATGGACGGCCTCGATGTCGCCGAAGCCGCCCGGTCGGTGAACCAACACCTGGTGTGTATCATCATGACCGGCTACAGCACCATGGATACGGCCATCGAGGCGCTCAGGCTGGGGGTTGAGGAGTTCATCATCAAGCCTTTCAGCCCTCAGGACCTTATCACCGCGGTGTCACGGGCGCTGGAAAAGGAGCGACTACGGCAGGAGAGCGCCCGACTGCGCGCTCTGCTGCCCCTGTTCGAGGCCAACAAGGTCTTCATGTCCACCACGGAGCTTCCCCGTCTGGCCCAGCAGGTGGTCAATACCGCCATCGCCGAGCTAAGGGCAGATCGAGCGGTGCTGTTCCTGGGAGAAGAGCCCGCGACTGACGCAACGGGCATCGGTGGCTTCCGGCCCGTAGCGATGCACGGCGTCCACCGCTCGGAGCTGAAGGCCTGGGCCGCTGCCGTCGAAGGGGCCAGCCTGGGAGAGGGGGCGGCGATTCTGCCCGAGACGGCGGTGCCAGAAGCGCTGCGGGGAGTCAACGGCTCCAGCCTTCTAGCCTGCAATATCCACTCGAAGAAGGGAGCTATCGGCGTTCTGGTTCTGAAGCACGATGAGCCGCACAGGGTCTTCGGGGAGGCAGACAGGGAGTTCCTCTCTGTGCTATGCAGCCAGGCCGGGATCGCCTTCGAGAATGCCGCTCTGTTCGAGGAGCTCAGGCATGCCTACGAGGATCTGAAGCAGCTAGACTACATGAAGAGTGAGTTCATCAGCATCGCCGCCCACGAGCTGCGCACGCCCCTCGCCATCCTGATGGGATACGCCGGCATCCTGGAAGGGATGGTTTCACCGGACCAGAAGCCGTTCGCCGGCATCATCCTGCGAAGCGCTCAGCGTCTGAGGGCACTGCTGGACGAGATGCTCGACCTGGAGTCCCTGGAACGAGGCGCATCCTTGATGCGCCTAGAAGCGATCAACCTGGCCGAAGTGGTGGAGGAGACGGTCGAGGCTCTCCGCCCCCTGGCCGATAACCGCGGGCACACAATTCGAGTGGTGCTGCCCGAGGGTGGGTTGCGGCTGACCACCGACCGCGACAAGCTTGGCATGATCCTCACTAACCTGGTCTCCAACGCCATCAAGTTCACGCACAGCGGGGGACAGATCGAGATACGGGCCACCGAGCGGAGCGGATTCGTGCAGGTGGACGTAGAGGACAACGGCATCGGGATCGCCCCATCCGAGTGGGAGCGGATCTTCGAGCGTTTCTACCAGGTCGAGGACTCCCTCACTCGGGAGCACGAGGGCATGGGCCTAGGCCTGAGCATCGCCAAGGGAATGGTAGAGCTACTGGGAGGCCGCATCTGGCTGGACAGCCGAGTGGGCGTCGGCAGCACGTTCAGCTTCTCCATCCCCATATCGCTCAGGCAGACCGACGACAACGCTAGTTAGCCGCCTTGCGCATCACTCGCCGCAGCCGGTGGTCAAGCGCTTCCCGCCTTCCCGGCTGACGAGCCCCTGGCTGACTCAGCGCCCCTTTCACCACCTCCACTGCCGCGGAGTAGTCGTGCACTCGATGCTCGAGGTACTTGGCCAGCTCCACCGCCGCTATCGCCTCTGGATCCGCCCCCGCCTCGATTAGCGCCCGCCAAGCCTCTGCAGCCCTCTCGTGCTCGCCCATCCGCTTCAGCAGGAACCCGAGGCGCTGCATGAGCTCCGCCCGGCGCCTTCCGGTGGCGACCATGAGCGCCCGGCGATAGGCCGCCTCCGCTTCCCGAAGGCACCCGGAGGCTTCTAGCATCCTGGCCGCGCCCATATGGTCCGACGGATGGGTGCATTCTGGCCTCCCTTCCACAGCCGCGGAAGCCGACCCGCTCAGGCCGGCCAGCGACAGAACGTCCAGCAGATTGTGGTAGAAGACCCGCCCCAACTGCTCCACGGCACCGGTGTGGAGGAAGTCGAAGTAGATGCCCGGTATCAGCGCCCCGGGCACGTCTTCCTCGCCGCGTTCCACCCCTAGAATCACCCGCTCTATCGTGCTCAGGCGGCAGTCCGGTACGCGTGCCCGGTACAGATTGCGAGCCGCGTACAGCAAATCAAGGTGAGGCCTACGACTGAGCGCCACGCGCTGTCGCTGCAGAGTGAAGCGGGCCTCGAGGAGGGGCGCATCGAAGCACTTACCGTTGTAGGAAACGAGAAAGGCTTCGTCTCCCAGCCCGGCCCTCACGGCCGCCAGAAAGAGAGGTTCCATGCCCGGACCGGGCAGGAAGTACTGGGTGACCTCAAATGCATCGTCCATGAACCGGCCCACGCCGACCAAGAAGACCAGAGTGCCTGCCGCCGTGCCCAAACCAGTGGTCTCTGTGTCGAGGAAGACAGCTGACGACGGATCCATCACCCTGAGACGGGGGTCGCGGGCCAGCAGCCCAAGGGTCTCGGGCCGAGCCGCTAGCGCGCGCGACAGAGGCTGGCGACCGTGGCTGTGATCGAGGGGGAAAGTGTTCCGGACGGCCAGGAATCCGTCCCGGTCCACCTGCGTCACCGCTTCGCCCCCTGCCAACCGGCAGAGCCGGACCCAGTCGCAGTCACGCTTCTGGACAGAGCTAGGAGTCGGTGATAGTCTGAACCCGCCCAGGCCGCGCAGCGTGC
Coding sequences within it:
- a CDS encoding YfhO family protein; translated protein: MILLYLSFLLLAVATSFARLRRSAVALDLSAWLLLGFMAVGFHWRLVTGDAFAPAGGGDLASFLYPYYTFAARSLQRGQIPLWNPYVFSGMPFIGDVQNGLLYPPNLALFLLQPRLTYPDMQAMSVLHLWLAGGLTFTCLHHLPGLGLGRGPALLGATAFMFSDIFVMHFGNLNLIAVAAWLPLVFLLFAQSLERQSAALAGWAGATLGISALAGHIQPTIYNGLFLALLALHRTWVGVMARQGRRGLWPLALLLVAAMVAAAVSAPVMVPSLVLSGHTVRADFTYWQASRYSLTPFRTLGLLIPDLTGRDPSQYWGLGDRVETGYLGLLPLLLALFATWRLVHRPWARFFSLAAVFFFALALGDTLPVHGWLFRLVPGLGLLRAPARALYLTDFALAGLAAMACHSLAQSSGARLRRSSARFARAIARVALYALPAALAASLLALLLLQDRDPVIFARAWGVVGSLSRAALFLSASLAVLCSVPLLLPVRRQTWMGAAIALTFLDLFSAGAYLDLGRSSPATAFQHQEAVSFLKTDPYPHRVDVDPSAWSLWPPNLGCVHEIEHVRGVPNPMELARYQSFLELTGDRSSRLYQLLGAKYLVVAKGVVPPEHNFVPAFGEDPEVDIYLNTAAYPLAVVVPASVSAAGPEESAGIVSAPDFDPTGVVVLEGEAPQVAATSPDPDLHFSVWQPDRIGLGIAVREDTYLVLSLPFAPGWSATLDGNPVPVWPADLAFTAVHVPTGSHTIELVYRPPLLVPSLLLAVAALGATVGLTARERRR
- the groEL gene encoding chaperonin GroEL, producing the protein MASRPDVLFGRKALAEFRRGFTEMAELAAVTYGPRAGLVVHQADLRREPEFIGDAATISRRIIALPGAARDAGAMLARHFIWKVRQDVGDGSAMSAVLAGAILTEATRLMAAGYNPQLLRRGIDRAVNAVCARLSEMATPLQGEDDYAALASAITGNPALGRVIGEAVDLVGADGAITVEEFTAPYLEREYVEGARLRWGLLSPHFETDTIRHEAILEQPFVYVTSNKLQGARDIIPVINIVKEAGGKSLLVVADQLQADALAILLVNNQKGELRCAAVKVEALGEQRVPSMEDVAVLTGGRILLAQQGLGSQDVRLEDLGRARRVIVRRKETIIAGGAGSSADIRQRIRQIRQEMKLSDLSEDTYKKLRERLSHLSAGVAILKIGAFGEKERKALREQVENTLLVISASAEEGMVPGGGAALLACTSALRRLRANGDESLGVAIVERALEEPIRRLAMSAGHHPPLVINAARRRGPGYGFDVLSERVVDMRRAGISDPAKVVKAALTTAASAANMTLTTAALVLHRKPETVMEP
- a CDS encoding dihydrodipicolinate reductase; amino-acid sequence: MEAPVRVAAYGLGPIGRAIAAAAAAKKSLDLVGAVDVAPDIAGRPLSDVVAGGPRGISVAPSLARLLDACQPEVVLHATGSYLDRVYPQFQELVQAGLNVVSTCEDASYPTTVQARLLTEQLDRACKEAGVRVLATGINPGFAMDVWPLVVSAAQARVDRILVRRVVDASTRREPLQRKIGAGMTAEEFRKEVAARRLGHVGLEASALLLAKGLGRRVLEQSGSIEPVLADREVVTEYFQVPPGRVVGLRQELRCQLSGGAQMILHLEMFLGAPEPVDEVTIEGDHEAQVKVVGGFPGDTATAAVVTNAVLPSLRCPPGYLTMLDLPFFGCMP
- a CDS encoding response regulator, giving the protein MPRERILVVDDEPDVLRVCERILVGNGYMVSTVGSGFEAVQLASAQHFDCLLTDIKMPGMDGLDVAEAARSVNQHLVCIIMTGYSTMDTAIEALRLGVEEFIIKPFSPQDLITAVSRALEKERLRQESARLRALLPLFEANKVFMSTTELPRLAQQVVNTAIAELRADRAVLFLGEEPATDATGIGGFRPVAMHGVHRSELKAWAAAVEGASLGEGAAILPETAVPEALRGVNGSSLLACNIHSKKGAIGVLVLKHDEPHRVFGEADREFLSVLCSQAGIAFENAALFEELRHAYEDLKQLDYMKSEFISIAAHELRTPLAILMGYAGILEGMVSPDQKPFAGIILRSAQRLRALLDEMLDLESLERGASLMRLEAINLAEVVEETVEALRPLADNRGHTIRVVLPEGGLRLTTDRDKLGMILTNLVSNAIKFTHSGGQIEIRATERSGFVQVDVEDNGIGIAPSEWERIFERFYQVEDSLTREHEGMGLGLSIAKGMVELLGGRIWLDSRVGVGSTFSFSIPISLRQTDDNAS